The Gallus gallus isolate bGalGal1 chromosome 5, bGalGal1.mat.broiler.GRCg7b, whole genome shotgun sequence region GCATTTCTTCCTTAACTGTTGAACATCAATTTGAGACCACATACTACTAGCACTGAATTCTTCAAGGACAAAAACAGCCTACTTAAAGTTCTACTTAACTTTTTTGATAGACTCCTACCCTGGTTTCGTGTGTGACACAAGCAGAGAGGTGCATAAGCAAAATTTTAAGCAATTACCACATTGCCTTAGCTacagacaagaaaagaaagctgccaAGCAAAACATGATATGCATAAAcctttttgaagagcagaacCGTATGTCCAAGTAGCTACTAAAGGCAGTACGTTATTTTTGTACCCTCAAACCATGTCCCACCCAAAGAAACCCAATTAATTACAAAAACACTCAGGccacccttaaaaaaaaaaaaccctctgtcCTTCTCAAAAGTACATTTTGACATGTAATTTTAAACAGTGATTCACAGTTAACTCTGTTCTCgtgctttcccttttcattcAGAACAGTTCAGCAATAACAATTGAAGAACAGATCATATTTATTCTGcgcccttcctccctccccgtACTTTTAAGAGTGGCCTTAACAGTTAAGTTttgatttaaataataataacaataagaACACATTTACACTGATGTGAACTCACTTGCTTGCCAATTCACCCCCTGGCGGGAGGTTTGGGATGCTCTCAGTTGCTAACGTACGCATCACGTGGACTAAGTCTGGCACTCCTTCACCCTGCTTCTTTATGATCTCTGGGAATCAGAAGTACTTTTTTTGTAAGTGCAGTCCAAATTTAACTTTAAAAGATTGAAATACTCAGATTTTATAAAAAGGCAGCTTAATTTCtgttaataaaagaaataaatgacagaCCATACTCAACATGGTAAGTGTTAACTTGGTTCCATAACATAAAAGACCTGTGATGGATCTGACACAAGATACTCTGCTAGCTGTTAACATGCACACTGGTTTCAGAAATACACAGCTAACGATTACAAGCCTAATGGCTTTTGTGCTACAGCATCATTTTATCTTCCCAACAAAATGCATTGGGCATGAAGCAAAGATTAACATCAGTTTTATCACTGCAATAGAAGGTTAAAGATTATTACCATCACAGAAAGCAACAGTATTTACAAGAAACAGAGTTGATCATcagacacaaaaataaaatgacccCCACTACAAGTATACATGTAAGCCAATACCTGTACCTTACCACATCATTGCAACATGCAAATGTTAGGAACTATCACGTACAAATTAAAAGCCAGGGACATTGGAGTTAAGAGACAGCTCCACCCTTCACTCAACTCGGAATATGTGACTACTAGGCAGTTATTTAAAGCTGAGCTCCTCCAACTTCTGAGGAGAAAGGCCTTGCACTGTAgttctttaattttattcttaggcctattttcctttttaaagcagtaaGCACAATGGAAATCACAAGAGATTTTTGCTACAACACCTCTGAAAAGATTCTCTTTTTATAGGAATTctaataaatttaaaaacaaactatttcttcaaaatgcatttctgcagtttgcCTGTAAATACAAGCTTAGAAAATAAGAGATGAATTATTAAGACTCAGCATTATTGATCTTCAAGTGAATACTGCAGCCCATATACAATAGGTGTGTCTATACACACGCATTATTCTTCATGTATTGATACAACTTGAAGAGCAGTTGGAATTCATCAGTaccatttctgaaataaatactttaGCATTTAGTTTTTACTCTAAAGGATAATTGCAGATAATATACCAAGTTTCCACTTTGTAATTTAATCAGTGAGATATGCCACACTGAAGCTTAAAACCAACACATACCCATTCCTTTTTTTGTAATAGGTCAGATAGATGAACAGTAAATGATTATTGTGCATGCAGTAGTTTTTCAGGGCTATGTGTGTTTACAGAAAGAATCAGCTTTATTTTGCTGGCAGACTGTGCAAATTATTTGCAAGGCACAATGGAAGCACCGTCTAGTCCTCACCAGCATCAAACTGTAACACAAAGCTTTAACCTGCTCAAATAAGAACCTACATTTTAGATATACGACACCACACACCAGATACCTCAGAAACTTGCAGTTTCCTTAAGAAAATCTATGGCCAAAATTCATTTTACCATCTAACattgaggaaaaataatctaaCACTCGTAAATCTGAATAAGAAGCAAGATCTCAGATTTGGTTTGCCAAGTTCCTTTATTGTGCAATTTTGAACATCTAGTATATTCTACATTGTGCTAGAGCTAGAGTTCTGCTGTACAAAAATAAGGACTTTGTAGTTTACCTATACTACACAGTATCACAACCTGTAACTGCAGTACATGTAACATACAGTCTCCACTAAATGAGTACATTTATATTTTGATATAACTAAAGATACAGACTGAATGAACACTGATGACACAACAAATGGAGTCGGTCTGCTAGCTGCATTAATTTATTGGAATTACTTTCTTGCAATACATCTTACGAGCCCCACACCTATTCAATTTACTTTAAAACCTTCTAAACATTTTCATGGCATCAAGCATGGGAAGAACGTACTTACAACCCTACAAATATAGGATTCAAAACATATctgcttatttcattttctgaatggGAATTCTACACAACTATTAAGAAAATTCAAATGTGCAGTGTTGTGAAAATACGGGAGGGAATGTGTAGCAGCTAACTGAGAATGATTTACCTCTATGTGGATAAAAATATTGCTATGATTATCTATTACTGAACGTTTATATGTAAgaaactgagaacagaaaaagaatcttAGACGTGTCATTTTAAAGTCAACACATCAATAACTCACATATTAGTGCAAATAATAGCAATGCATTTTGGAATGACTGATTAATTCTACAAGGAAGATTACACAACATTTCATGAGCAACGCATATTTACTGCAAGTAATGGCAAAAAGACACTTCTCCACACttgcttcctcttcctttgctATCGTAGCTATGAATCTGGACCACAAACACATTGAGATTGATGGTGGCATAGTAAgtagaaagctttttttctttaaatctgaaTAATCTCTGcttgttcacagaatcatttggaAGATACCTTAAAGACCCACTAATTCTAAGCCCCCTCTTGTTCAAGATGACCATCAGTAAAAAGCCCCATTCAGTCTTAAAACTTGCACTACTTCTTAACAGCGTAAGAATATGTTCTAGGCTAGAATATGACTAGGAAGAATGCATATTATTAGCAAGCATCAAATCTCATTACCTGTTGAGACTACACTGAGTACTGAAGTGcgtaaaatacatattttatgtattttcaccaggtttctatttttatgaattttaaGCTGGTATTAGAAATTAGTAAGAGAATTCTACAAGTCTAGAAGTAGTCCTTACGTTTTCTATTTCCTTCAGCTACAGATTAGGCTTTTAAAGTCAAGCACTGTCATTCCTAAAGCATCTTAATGAAAAATTGTTACTGTAGTGTTGAACATTTCAGATAGCACAGCAGTTCTACTTTGCTTGCCAATTCCGAATGGTCCATTTCCAGCAAGAAACAATGTAATTGCACAAGAATCATCAAGTTAAATGTAACAACTGTCACCTGCTCCTGAAGTTCTGTTTTAGTTCAGTCTTTCAACTTCCCTCAGTTAGAGCTAAAAGGGGAAGTTATGTCTACAGCTGATATAAATCAGTGTAGGGTTGAATAGTGTTTGCTACATATTCATAagtttaaataacatttttgtgcAACAAGAGACAAAAGTTTGAGGACAACactaaaaagaagcaaagaccCTTGAGGGGAAGTACAAATCATTTCCTCAAGTAGCTCAGACAACTTGTCATTAAATTAAAGTGCTTTGTAACTACATACAGAATCTGTTTGCTTCCATTCAAGTATGACACTTCATTCATTACTGAAATTTTCTATTTGTATAAATGTAAAGAATTGACAGCCCAATGCACCGTATGTACCATAACCACGTGCAGATCCAGTGTTAGGTTCTTCATTTACTGAGGTGTCTGTACAAAATGTTAGCTTTTCCCACTGTTAATATTTTAGGGGGTACAATGGTACTAGCTGAAGATGCAGCTGTAACTTGAAGATAACTTCATATTGCATGTAACGGGTTTGCATGAACTAAGGCAAAATAGCTACGGTATGAAGGCAATACTTGCCCAGATTAGAAAGAGTTAGCATGCTGTAAATTAACGTGTGACTTCACAGCATACTTGCTCTTCAGCAGTTCTGTGAGTGGGCCTACATAATGAACTCTTCAAATGCCTGCCGCTCACTGCTCTGAAATGGAGAAAGCTATCTGACACTTAACTCATGCAGCTCTACCATACACACAGATACTCCTCCTACATGGTCAAATAAATCCACACTATAGCTTGGTGTGCATCAACCTTTCCTATTAGGAAAAAGTTGTattaaaccagaaaaaaatgctctATCTAGACAGAGGCAGAACAACTGTACTTTGCCATGACCTCGGGGACAAGGTCTTTGAAAAAGGCAATTCCTTCCTTAAGGAGCACTTACACCAATAGTAAGTGCTTTGAACTTCATGTTAATTTGTCTGAACCCAGAATTCCCACGTAGACAAGTCCTTTGTGAAACTTATGAAGCTGCACTTTGTATTGCCTTCGTGCAagttaaggaggaaaaaacttATGAAGCTGCACTTTGTATTACCTTCGTGCAagttaaggaggaaaaaagtgcaCAATTATTCCTGTAACATATTAATCACTGATACCATCGTTGCTATGTACTCTGTGtactgtgctgtgtgtgctgttaAGGATTCTTGCAGTATATACACATAACTAGACTGGTAACATACAGGTCTCAAAGAGTCCACTTCAAAAATAGACTTAGCCTATGCAAACAATGCATACAGCAAGTCTTACgtttcagaaacaaaatccaaGCTGTGTTCATCTTTAAATATCAAAAGGCACGATAAAATCCAGTTTTAATGAGAAATCTCTGAAATTAAATTGATTTCAAATATCACTTTCAGTTAGATGATCCAAAACACCCACGAATTGCAGTTTCAGCTCAAAGTTTAAATCATccagaaatacaaatttaaacaaaattctgAAGTTATTATCAAGGATGTGATCCCAGATTTTGCTCATCAGGAATGCTTAAAGATTAGCTTTAGCAAGCTTCTGACATACTTCCAAATAAATATACACGTCAGCAGGTGCCTTTAATGTAACAGTAATCAAGCTGTAAACAcgtaatgaaatatttttatggctAATTTGCAGACAGAACTACACAGAAAAATGATATGCAAATGACCGTCTTCGTAGACATTTTGCAAGATATTCTATGTCATTTAACTCCATGTAACAGGAACAGTGATTTACTGGCCTGCAGTGTATTGCTGTCAATGGACTCATGAAGAACAACTCATGAGCACAAATGAAAACTCTGTCATCCTGAACAATTTTCAGGGCTATGGGCTACTGCACTTGCATAGCAGAATTCTGTCAGGTCATACAGCAGGACTGTAAGAGTGCCTTTTTCAGAGATGTACACTAGATGGCCAACGGCACTTGACGGTCTATTAAAAACCTTGTATGGATTAAGTTTAGTTGTTGCAAAGGGAAGGGGGCCAGGGGGTCTGCTTAGAAACAaagttacttatttttttttaaatgatccACCTTCTACTCTGCTTTCCAGGTACTTGTCCAACTCTGCCTCTCTTTTCACCGCCTCCGGTGATACCTTTGGTGCATTCGGAAAACAGATCAGTATCACACTCATGTTGTCTCGACTTCCctggtggaaagaaaaaagaaatgatttgaGAACACATACACACCAGACCGAAACCaaatcaaagcattttacaCACACACTCAAAAATTCAACTGTGGTAGTGAGAATACAGACATTATCATTAGCCTTCACTCTTTCTTCCAAAATTCTAGTTGTTCATTCAGTAAAAACTACCTTTAAGtcactttggttttttttccaccctcATGCTCTGAACACTAGCTCGAATCAATTACAGACAGCCCACTGTCTTTTTAAGATGATATTAGTAATAAAAGTGATGTACAATTACAAAGTTGGGTCTCCTCTTGCTTTAAATACTTTCCAATCATttcaagaaaacagatgaaatattAAATCAATAAACAAAACCTTTACTGCTTCAAAGCAGTACACAGGAAGCTGCTGAAGTCAAACAGCACTTCTACTTAACAACGCTGCTACtgatcaggtttttttttttttccatttaaaaacactaaataaagaaattacaGGTTAAAGTATCTATTAAAAGACCAGTCGGAAGGAGCTCTAGCCTTTACAAAAGCATTCtctgaaatggaaacatttaCAACTTTGACTAAACACAGTTAAGTACAAGCATATTCTACTTTAGAAAATTTACTGTTTAGTTTGCTTTCAATACCCCTGTGCTCTTGTCTACAGACATGCATTTATGCGTAACATTAACAATTAAATGCACTGAAGTCAGCAAGATCAAGAACAAACAAATGTTTGAAACAAGTGTCTATAGATATTATATGAGAAGGTGCCGGCAGCTGGCTACTGTAGAATTTACAGCATCCATAAGACAGTGCTCATTCCATGGCATTTGTTTTCAAGACTAGCAGATAAAGTTGTAAACAAAAACATATGCCTTATCAGTCCTCTACAGTGCTGGAaagcaaatttctttttttccaaatgggaAACAATGACCTCGTTAGCCACGTGGCATGAGCTGATACACAGTCTTGCCTTGATAGTATAAGAAAAGCTGTGTATTTTACACTATGACTCACAGCCTGTCTTTAGAAAACTAAGAGCTaagttacaaaataaaatatttcaaatctCTTAACTGTGCCATCCTACAGTTTATTAAAACAAGGTGGAAAGTCGctgtgcagaaagctgcagagatTTGTTAAACAAAACAGTGCTAGTTTCACAGCCATATGACAACACGAAATGAGAAGTACAGTAATTAAACCAGAACAAAACCTGACTCGGGAAATCAGATCTTCATATAGTCAAGACAAGACTTTAAACTGTAAGATACGAAGTCAGAGTTGAATCACTCTGTATTCATCTTGACATGATTATGGCAGTaatgagaggaagggaaagcGTATTTTCTACTCTGATTAAAGAGCTGAGGTTTTGTAAAGTAAATTGTGAACCAGAAAAGGACAGTTATGGTTCTTGGCTTTCCCACATGCTTCTAGTTTCACAGGTATCAAAACATATCTGTATGTGACCTTTAACTCTTCAAAGGTACCCAGAAATCCATGCTATTTCGGTTGCGTGCTTGTTTAGCCATTATTGCCATTTCTCTGGTAACCATAGTAGTTGTTTATTAACATAAAACATACTTATAGAGTAGAATCAAAACATTAACTTGTTTATAAACTTCTAATAGCAAAAATACAAACTTCTCCTCTCAAGCCTTGCTACCTTGTACAAGCAGGTGTCAACTATCTCATTGCAAACTTTCTCAAGGTCATCAGTGACTTCAAGTCTGGATCTTACAAAGTCACAGAGCTCTTCATTTCCCATAACATCCCAGATACCATCGCAAGCCAGTATGATGAACTGATCATCTTCTTCTGATCTCTCAATTTCATAAACTtcaggctctggggagactaGCTGTTCTGTAGGACCTTTCCCATGGACACATTTGTAATCAAAGTCCCCGAGTGCCCTTGAAACAGCAAGAGAGCCATTCACACGCTGAATCATCACAGAGCCGCCTGCATTCTGTATACGCTCTTTCTCCAGTGGGTTGCTTGGTTTGTGATCCTGTGTGAAGAAGTGAACCTTCCTGTTTCTACAAAGTAAACCTCTTGAGTCTCCACAGTTGATGAAGTATGTATGTTGGGGAGAAATCATGACACCCACAGCTGTTGACCCACTTCTGTCTGCACCATGTTTCTTCTCAGAGATGACTCTCATGTGTTCATCAATTTGCAGAAAACCTGTTCTGATGCCACTCTTTACACTTTCCACAGATGGTGGCCCATCTGGCCCTTTAAAATCCTGGTTGCTTGTGATGTGATCTAATAAATGCTCACAGCAGTACTTGGCAACCTGTGATCCAGCGTGCCCATCGTATACAGCAAAAAATGACCATCCATCAAGTCCATTTGGCAAACCAATCACAGCTGTATGTGCATCCTCCATTTCGACTCGCCAGCCTTGCATACTACTCAGACCATAACGAAGCCCATTCCCTTGCCCTTGGGCATTATGCTTCTCCATCTTTGGCTTGTCTAAAAATGCTCCCATGATGACTTTCCTTCAGGtctaaaaagaaagagaaaagggttATTAAGATGGTCTAGAACTTAAGAAATAAGTAGTAATTACACTATTAGAAACTTAAATTAGAAGTCCATATAATGCTAAAGGTGACTTAAAAACCCCTCAACAgatataaaacttttttttttccccacaaaagtAAAATTGGCCTTGCTTTAGTCTAAATTAAATGAGGACACTGCTACTAGCTGATGTTTCCAGAACAGCAGCATTGCCTAGGTCCCTACTGCCCGGCCATGAAGTCCTCCTCAACTTCTAGTTTTATGATGGTGGcatagaaatgaaaggaaaattattagGTTTTATTCTGGAGTATAaggttttgcttctgtttggtTCAAGCAGGTAAAGTGATCTGAAGGGTACAGATGAATGTGAGCCTGTATTAAAAATAGTGGCAAACTGGACAAGTAGAAGCAAGACACAGAAGGAAGACAGCAGCTGTCCCTTCAGGCAGCAGCAAGCCGTTAGTATGGCTCAGCCATCTCATAAAAGTTCATCCTTcgattttcagttaaatcacacAGCAAGCTTCTCAGATGTCTATGCAGCAGATTTACTTAAAACCTCAACGTATGCATGCTTCGGTGAAAGACAACTACCCCTGACAAGTTCAGAGAAACctgtttggaaataaaatcaCATATACTGTCAATTcatgcttcttttgttttcaagccAGACCAACGTACTGCACACCCTATCCTCCTCCACCTGAAATCATTGGGATGCAATGTAGCAAATTTTCGTGCTTCAGATACGAAGAATTACATTTGCAGGCAGCATAATTGGGCTGGTTGATCTTCGTGGCTTTCACACCCTACCCATTTAACCCACCCTTCTAATCCACATCAGTTTATTTGTGcattcattacttttttttttaaattacataaaATAGGCCACATATTTTACATACTTGCAAATTCAGCACGCACTAAAGAGTGTGCAAATTGCTGTTACACAACACAAAGCAAGGGAATAACAATAGAAGATCTTAAATTCAAAGATGTCAGACAGATCAACTGCGAGTCAAATCCCAGAGCAAGATCTTACCCAAGGCCCCAGCTAAGCTGCTGCACTTGCAGAGGTTATTTTCCAGGGATTTTAGGTTTTAATGTGTATGTGAAATATATTAGATCAGTTTCCTATGTGATAACATCATTTTTGACAACATTATTATTCTAACACATCCCCAGCTATATATGAAACTACATATCTAACAAAGCCTTTCAGCATGCCTCCTCCAACACATCATCAACCTCTTAGAAACATCTGTACGTGTTAACAAAAACAGTCAAGAAACGTTTACATTTGATCTCACCACACCAGTGACTGAAATGTGAGGCACAGGCTCCGGATGCACACTTTTTGGTCACGTGCACAAAACCAAAAGCCACACATTTCAGCTGTATGGATAAGCGAACACAACAATGCTCATGCAAACCATAATCAGCCAACAAAATAGGGCGTACATTGGTATTGTATCCTAAGCGTGTGCATGAGGTTCACATCACTGCAACTGCTATAAAATGACTTGCACAATTTTATCTTGCCATACAGCTCTAACGAAGTCAGTGTGATCAAAATAATTACTTACTGCCACCATGAATCAAATGGGGAATTATTTCACAGAATGTACCTCTTATTCAGTGTCAGCAGCAGAATTTGAACTAATGTGTAATATTTCTATTGTTGAAGAAATCATAAAACAGAATTCAATTCACTGTCCTTAATTAGAGCTCAAAAAGCAGAGTGCCCAGGCACATACCACATTTTGTGAAGTATTTTTAtgactgtgtttaaaaaacaaccaaacacaaGTATTAAGAAGAGGATACAGTGAAACTGACCATGAGCACTATTAAGCCTGAACTAGGAAAAGTTCCTAGTTCCTTCTTATCTCTTGCATTAGTAGGTACACAGTATTTAGAGTTGTGCTCTGTAAGCTGTTCATCACTCTTTGTCACTTAAACAtcaggctggacgtggctctgggcagcctggtctgctggttggcggccctgcacatagcggggggggtgaaactcaatgatcattatggtccttttcaaccgaggccattctatgataaaccAGG contains the following coding sequences:
- the PPM1A gene encoding protein phosphatase 1A isoform X2; the encoded protein is MGAFLDKPKMEKHNAQGQGNGLRYGLSSMQGWRVEMEDAHTAVIGLPNGLDGWSFFAVYDGHAGSQVAKYCCEHLLDHITSNQDFKGPDGPPSVESVKSGIRTGFLQIDEHMRVISEKKHGADRSGSTAVGVMISPQHTYFINCGDSRGLLCRNRKVHFFTQDHKPSNPLEKERIQNAGGSVMIQRVNGSLAVSRALGDFDYKCVHGKGPTEQLVSPEPEVYEIERSEEDDQFIILACDGIWDVMGNEELCDFVRSRLEVTDDLEKVCNEIVDTCLYKGSRDNMSVILICFPNAPKVSPEAVKREAELDKYLESRVEEIIKKQGEGVPDLVHVMRTLATESIPNLPPGGELASKRSVIEAVYNRLNPYRNDDTDSASTDDMW
- the PPM1A gene encoding protein phosphatase 1A isoform X1 is translated as MGAFLDKPKMEKHNAQGQGNGLRYGLSSMQGWRVEMEDAHTAVIGLPNGLDGWSFFAVYDGHAGSQVAKYCCEHLLDHITSNQDFKGPDGPPSVESVKSGIRTGFLQIDEHMRVISEKKHGADRSGSTAVGVMISPQHTYFINCGDSRGLLCRNRKVHFFTQDHKPSNPLEKERIQNAGGSVMIQRVNGSLAVSRALGDFDYKCVHGKGPTEQLVSPEPEVYEIERSEEDDQFIILACDGIWDVMGNEELCDFVRSRLEVTDDLEKVCNEIVDTCLYKGSRDNMSVILICFPNAPKVSPEAVKREAELDKYLESRVEEIIKKQGEGVPDLVHVMRTLATESIPNLPPGGELASKRSVIEAVYNRLNPYRNDDTSGLSRNCCNYGHSRL
- the PPM1A gene encoding protein phosphatase 1A isoform X3, coding for MGAFLDKPKMEKHNAQGQGNGLRYGLSSMQGWRVEMEDAHTAVIGLPNGLDGWSFFAVYDGHAGSQVAKYCCEHLLDHITSNQDFKGPDGPPSVESVKSGIRTGFLQIDEHMRVISEKKHGADRSGSTAVGVMISPQHTYFINCGDSRGLLCRNRKVHFFTQDHKPSNPLEKERIQNAGGSVMIQRVNGSLAVSRALGDFDYKCVHGKGPTEQLVSPEPEVYEIERSEEDDQFIILACDGIWDVMGNEELCDFVRSRLEVTDDLEKVCNEIVDTCLYKGSRDNMSVILICFPNAPKVSPEAVKREAELDKYLESRVEDGV